A single region of the Arthrobacter sp. V1I7 genome encodes:
- a CDS encoding methylenetetrahydrofolate reductase, which produces MSPPSLIDTHPNLAVAAPVALSYELFPPRSPAAAESLWTTIGELEATNPDYVSVTYGASGSNRNTAVELINRLVQETTLRPLAHLTCVGNSPQELAEIIGELLDVGVRGILALRGDQPKDGGVPPEGSLRYAQDLIELIRRVEQRRSALLCAGKVAVGVAAYPTRHPESPSEAHDVEVLLAKQRSGADFAITQVFFHTGQYADLLTRARRAGVTIPIIPGVMPLTSIRRLTRLGELTGVEPAPELIERLAAADTDAERARIGVGATVDLANAALAAGAPGIHLYTFNEHAAALDVLDKLALPRPRRSAVHDAARLNPARRTAGRQLAS; this is translated from the coding sequence ATGTCACCACCCAGCCTTATCGATACCCATCCCAATCTTGCCGTCGCGGCCCCGGTTGCGCTGTCCTACGAGCTTTTCCCGCCGCGGTCTCCCGCGGCGGCCGAATCGCTCTGGACCACCATCGGCGAACTGGAAGCCACCAACCCGGATTACGTCTCCGTCACCTATGGTGCGAGCGGCTCCAACCGGAACACCGCCGTCGAGCTGATCAACCGGCTCGTGCAGGAAACCACGCTGCGGCCGCTGGCCCACCTGACCTGCGTGGGCAATTCCCCGCAGGAGCTTGCCGAGATCATCGGTGAACTGCTCGACGTCGGCGTGCGCGGCATCCTGGCCCTCCGCGGTGACCAGCCCAAGGACGGCGGCGTCCCTCCCGAGGGTTCGCTGCGTTACGCCCAGGACCTGATCGAGCTCATCCGCCGCGTGGAACAGCGCCGCTCGGCCCTGCTGTGCGCCGGCAAAGTGGCCGTCGGTGTCGCCGCGTACCCCACCCGGCACCCGGAATCGCCGAGTGAGGCGCACGACGTCGAGGTGCTGCTGGCCAAGCAGCGTTCCGGCGCCGACTTCGCCATCACCCAGGTCTTCTTCCACACCGGGCAGTACGCGGACCTCCTGACCCGTGCGCGCCGGGCCGGCGTCACGATCCCGATCATTCCCGGTGTCATGCCGCTGACCAGCATCCGGCGGCTGACCCGCCTCGGCGAGCTGACCGGCGTCGAACCGGCCCCGGAACTGATTGAACGGCTCGCCGCCGCCGATACCGACGCCGAACGGGCGCGGATCGGGGTCGGCGCCACTGTGGACCTGGCCAACGCGGCCCTGGCAGCCGGCGCCCCCGGAATCCACCTCTACACCTTCAATGAGCACGCCGCAGCGCTTGACGTGCTGGACAAGCTTGCCCTGCCGCGCCCGCGGCGCTCTGCAGTGCACGACGCCGCACGGCTTAACCCGGCGCGGCGCACTGCCGGCCGCCAGCTCGCCAGCTGA